The Erigeron canadensis isolate Cc75 chromosome 1, C_canadensis_v1, whole genome shotgun sequence genome segment AGCCTCCATCCCCTTAGTATCATCATGACCATCAGTAATAATGGATTTCTTTTTCTCATCATTAATAATAATGAGAGTCGAAGTCGGCACCTGTTCAACCTTTTTTTCGGTAAAAGGTCGTCACCCCTGGTAagattatataaaatcatatgAAAATCAGGCAACATAGCAGAGTGCTAGTTGACTTTACAAACATCCATGCACCAAAGTGCAATACAAGCTAGCATTGAAATCAAGCATTCCTAACCAAGACTAGAATTACAGATCGAAAAGAATAAGGATTAAATAGAGTTAACTAATAAAACTGGGAGATCCCAAGCAGCAATAAGCCTCTCCACGTTCGACTAAAGGTCAACAACTTTAGTCGAATTGTTGAGAGTATTAGTTCTGCTAACACATCAGCAGGTCTTGATAGCTTCTTAAACAGTCTTGCATTCCTTTCTTGCCAAATGAAGTTGATGCGTAAAAAAGCGCAAAAACCAAGCATAGCGGAATTTAAACACAACGGAAAttaatatttttggtattttctgatttttaatgaaaacaagacaacaaaacaagacagataaaataaaaaagatagataaaagaatctaccaccaagattcgtaaaggccgaGCCACcagaatcaaggataaaggaaacactccaacccactactatgtttgataaagatctagtcaccacaaacacagataaaggaatcgaagatttaaagacctcaccactataattgatagAGGACAAACCACCACAATTATAAATAAAGGGGTCACTCCAAACTACCAAGATCAAAGAGCTAtgaaaggtaaatgaagatttttaagaaatagaggatGCTTTATTAATTTCGTTCAATTCAACATCAAAAACTGattttacaatgagaaataaagcctctatttatagccACAGAAACTATTTCCTAGGAATTaacgaaataataataaaataaacaaaaggcTGTCATGGGTAAAAGACAACCATTAATTTACTAGCCAATAGGAAATGGACAAAcaaagcttctagaaagattccttCTACGCATGGACCCACAAACGGTTTGAAATAACGTTGTCACTCCTTCCTTCCTTCTTCCTGTCAACAGTTGTCATTCCTTCTTTATTGGACCCCACAAACACGCGTTAGAACTAACTTTATTAAGGCAACTGGAAAAACTGAAATCTGGACTTCCACTGGAGACGTACATCTGGAGCATCCATCTGGAGACTGGATCTGGTCACTGGAGTGCTTCAGTGGAGAACTTTACTGATGGAATTCTGATGGTTGTATCTGGAGCTTCCTTCCTTCCACTTGTCTGAAGTAGGCTATCGCTGGCAGAATAAGCATGGCTTGTTCAGATGGAATCACTTGCTCAGAATTCTGATTTAGTTCTGATGACCCCTTCAGTTCAGAAATGGACTTTAGCTCATAATTTATCTTCATTTTAGAATCTTCTTTTATCTCAGAAATTCCCATCAGTTCGTTTGACTCGCTCAGTTCACTGGTGTCGATCAATTCATTGAATCTGGTCATTTCTGCATCAGAAGTACATAGAACCCGCGAGTAACAGTTTATCAATAACATTCTGATTAGATTTCTTATTTACTCGTGGTAGTAAACAATAAGATTCAAAGTCGCTGGTCGTTGAAGCAAACCAGCCTTTTTGAAAACTTTATTCCATACCTCCAAAGAGTACCAACATTCGAAAAAGAAATGGGAGTGTGAATCTGGTTAGAGCTTGCAGAAAGGGCAAAGCAGGTCAACATTTGGATTCACATCCCATTGCATTATCAAATCTTGCGTCTTGGGTCTCCTGCTAAAAACAAGCCATAGGATAAAGGCATGTTTCGGTATACAATAACTAAACCACACAAGATTATACCAATCAAGATTAGTGTGTCTTGGACGAATATCTTCCCAAACCGTACCAACAGAAAAATCGTTTGCAATCCCATTCTGATCCTTCCAATAGAAAATATCTTCAACATTGGAACTAGGTAAGTTGATATTCGGAAATCTTGTATGCTATGAGTTTGGCCATTGGCATCTCCCGTTCAACATCAAATCAGAAACTTTAGCATTAATGGTAAAACCAGCCGAAGTGATAACACGTGGAGTTAATTTATCATACAACCGGCTATAGCTACACCAGTTATCATGGAAAGCAAAGGTTTTTTGACCATTACCAATCTTAATCCAAACAAATTGAGGAATAATTCGGCGTATCAGTAGCATTTTCTCCAACTCCAAGCAAGGTTGCCTCTATAAGGAATATCCCAAAAAGATGTACCCCGTAGCTTAGTAGTATGAACCCATTTAACCCAAAGTGATTCTTTCAAAGTAAGTATATTCCAAATATGGACAGAAAAGAGAGCAATATTGAAAGGCTGGATTTTACGAATACCTAGTCCTCCTTCCTCTTTTGGCAGACATACATCATCCCATGCAACTTTTGCTTTTCTTCTTTCATCTCACCCTAACACCAGAGGAACCCACGCATGATATGTTCTATGTCAAGAATAATACTTGTAGGTAGAATAAACACTGATGACCAGTACACATGAATAGCCAAAATAACAGAGTTGATTAATTGCACTCGTCCAACAAAGGAAAGGTATTTGTTACGTCAATCATTTACCCTTTTTTGAACCTTTTCGATTAGGAGTTTGCAATCATGAAGCACCAATCTAGAAGAAACAAGAGGTGCCCTTAGGTACTTCACAGGAAGTTGTCCTACTTCAAACGGGAGAACATTTAATATGGTTTGCTTAACCACATTACTAACATTGCAAAAGTAGGCTGTGCTTTTGGGTAAACTAGGAGCAAGACCAGAGACCGCTTTAAGTTCATCAAGATAATTCGTTATAACCATTGTCGATTCCACATTACTccacataaaaatatttaaatcatcaaCAAAGCAAAGATTGATCGCCTGAAGTTCTTGGCAGTGATGGTGAAGAGAGAAAGAATCCGACTGTTGAACATTGTGCTGGAGGATAAGAGTGAGAATCTCCATTACAAGAGTATTTGGTATGGAGACAAAGGATCTCCTTGTCTTAAACCCCTTTTGCTTCTGAAGTGACCATGCAAACTACCATTGATACTCAAAGAATAAGAAACAGTAGTTACACTGATGCGGAAATGACACCGAGCCATTTCCACATAAAAATTTGGTTCGTGTATTTGTTAAATGAAGTTCAGCAAACAACAAATAACACTTAGATATCCTTTATTAGCAATATAATACTGGTATATGTTGATTTTGATACTAAGTCAAGTATTGGAGTTTTGCAACCAAGACAAAAGTTGTTGGTCTTAAAATTCTCCAGTTACGTTCTCCAGTTGATATCCTCCAGATACGTTCTCCAGTTGACATGCTCCTGTTACGTTCTCCGGTTGATATCCTCCAGATACGTTCTCCAGTTGACATGCTCCAGTTACGTTCTCCAGATGACATCCTCCAGATACGTTCTCCAGTTGACATGCTCCAGTTACGTTCTCCAGCTGACATGCTCCAGTTACGTTCTCCAGTTGACATGCTCCAGATCCGTTCTCCAGTTGACATCCTCCAGATCACTTCTCTAGTGAAGTTTCTCCAGCTCACTTCTCTAGTTGCCAGTCTCCAGTTGTTTCAGAATAATGTCACCAATTTCACTTATGTGTTTATGTCATTATTTCACTTTGATTATGGTCCAATAAAAGGATTCCTCATACGTAGTCTTCATGAGTGCATTTAAGAATGGACAACTGTATGTTACACATTCCTTAAGGGTTGCATGTGCCAATTGTGGGGACCATTTCTAAGAGAATAATTCTAGAAGCTACACATGCTCTTTTTCTATTGGTTGTCTAAAGGTAGTGGTGGTCCTCGATGTCTATGACaaccttttatttcttttattattttaaaattgtatttTGATGATTCCTAGAAAATAGCATGTGGCTATAAATAAGGGTGgtatttctcattgtaaaagttagattatgttgagttgaatgaaattaatagagcagcctctatttcttaaaaatcttcatctacctttatagatctttgttcttggtggtttggagtgatccctttatctataattgtggtggttcgtcctttatcaattatagtggtgagatccaaaatcttcgattcctttatctgtgtttgtggtggctagacctttatcaaacatagtggtgggttggagtgtttcctttatccttggttCTGGTGGcctggcctttacgaatcttggtggtggattcttttatctatcattttatctatcgtcttcttttgttgtttatttcataaaatccagaaaataccaaaaatatctaattccattttgtttaattGCCGCTGTGCTTGAGTTATTGCGTGATTTACGCATCATACACAAAGCATGATCGAATGAATCATTTTAGAAGGGAAACCAAATGCAACAAGAGTTTCATTAAGAAAATCCCATTTGATTGTATCATATGCCTTTTGGATGTCAACTTTCAAAGCACATCTAGGATGACCACGATCAAGATGTTAAATATGCATTATATCTTGCGTAAGCAGTACATTGTCAGAAATACTTCTACCTGGAATGAAAGCTGATTGATTGGTGCTAACAATAACCGCAAGATAACCTTTAATTCTAGTAGCAATAATTTTACTGATGCATTTGAATAGAATATTACACAGAGCAATAGGCCGAAAATCAGTCACCAAAGAAGGGGAATCAATCTTAGGAATAAGAGCAATTACCGTACGGTTTAGTTCCTTTAGCAGTTTTCCAGAAACGAAGAAATCTCGTACAGCAGCCTATCCTTTCCTATAACTTCCCAATTGCCTCTAAAAAAAGATGCAAAAAAACCATCGGGTCCTGGAGACTTACCTTCACCCATAGAAAACATGACGCTTTTCACCTCCTCATTAGTCACTTCACGCATCATCTCATCAACATGATATTGAGAAATAGTCTTCGAAGTCAGCCcttggtaattaaaagatgaagcTCCACCAGAATTTCCAAGGAAAGTAGAAAAATGCTTAACAAAAGCATCATACACATCTTGTCCTTCTACTAACTTGCCGGAAGAATCAAAGATAGAAGATATGTGATTACGAACACTTCTTCCCTTCACTACTTTATGGAAGTAAGCAGAATTAGAGTCACCAACACGAAGCCATTCAATCTTAgccttttgttttaaaaatctttcttctTCAATCAAGGCATCATTAAAATCTTTAAGGGACATTGCTTCTTGATCATGAAGTACAGAATTATGGGGGTCTTTATCTAAAGCTGCCTGTACTGTCTCCAGTTctgattttagttttataacATTTGCATGAAGATTACCTTTCTCTGCCAGCATTTTTTGTAGCGGTTTTTTTagcaattttaatctttgaacTACTTGATACATTTTAAACCCATCAAGTTGAACCTCCCAAGTATTGCGTACGACATCCTGAAACCGCTTATCAAAAACAAGAAGATTAGCAAACTTAAAAGCCTCAGTAAATGCAACTAGAGGCACATCTTACAAATCAACCCAAATAGGAATAGACGTAATATCCTGTTTTGATAGGCAGGTATTAGGAGTCCAACAGGTGTGGACCTAATCATCCAAGTATATGTTAATACAATTTGTgtaagtatataaaatatatactagCTTTTTATAAACTTAAGAGTAATGTTTATAAAAGATGGTGATGTGTTCAAAGTGTGGTGAAATGATATAGAAAGTGGTGATGTGTTCAAAATGTAATGGTTTAAGAAATATCTAGTAAAAAGGATTAATTACATAGTTTTTAACCTCCTTACTATTCATGGGATTTAATTAAATCTTCCGATTGTTCAAATGTGTTactttatgtattaaaaatctTAATCGAGTGTTGAAACACTAGTTATTAGGTTTCCTTAAGTCTTAAGTTCATACGAGAAAGACTTACGCGAAAAGTAATCGTTTTACGATTTTTCATGAATTTTGAACTTTTAAACTTCTATTTGCTCATCATcaaagtttttaatttgttaagaTAGTTAATTTAGTAAACTGATTAGTCACACAATCAATAAGAAAGCTTAACACATACTCATACACTTAAGCGTGCCATAACCTAACTCGAAAAGTCATTATTCAGTAATGTATATCCTACTTgtacaaaattttatttaactaattgaAAGGAAAATTGAAGGTTGTCACACATATATACAGTACGGAAATTGAGAATTTGTTACaagtaaataaaattgaaatatttacaAGCACGTGATATTCTGAAGGAGCAAACTACTTCTTTGCAAGCCTCGAACCAGAAGGTGCATCAGTAGCTTTCCTCTTCAGAGGTGATTGATGCTTTTTCCCATACAGTCTTGTCTCAATCTCATTTTTGGCTTGAATCTTCTGCTGGATCCTCGACATAAATGCACCAACGAGATGAGACTTTGGCTTTGCCTTCAGAATGGGGATCATTTCCTTATGCTCAGAAATCCTAAACTCGTGAATTGAGACTTGATTATATTCTGATGGAGCTCTTCCTTCTCTTGAAACTACCAAGTCAAAAAGCCTCAAACCATCCTCCTTTTTTATTTCAACATCAGTGATCTTGGCAGGATGGGATCGATGCTTCAGataatgctcatattgatccCTTTCAGCTTTTCTTTGGGCCTAAGCAGCATCATCAGAAATTGGCTTGAATGTAGACAGATCAGCATCACGAACATTTTTCCTTGAAGTCCTTGGTCCAGTCACTTTGGGTTTCGTAGGTGGCTTTGACAATTGTTTTTCAACCTTCAGAACTTCAGCCAGAATTTCCTTCTTTTTAATCACCATctctttttctctatttttcaCCAAGTTCTCAATGGACATTTTGAAtgtgagatggtccagcttttGTTCCAAAGATGAGTATTTCACCCCATACTCGTAATCACCCATTTCAGCCAATGCTTTCTACACTCTTGGATCATGCCTGATTTTCTTATATCTTTCTAATGGGAgtccaagagctgcagcatccacatgatcaatggtacccattgaaGAATGTTGAGCCCTTTCCCTTTCTTTATTTTCTCTCCACATTATGAATTGATTGGAGACTTGTTTTTGAAGGGCCTCAAACTTCTTGCCATCTATAGTTTAGTCTGGCAGAGGATGTTCAGTtagtgcaatctgaaccatcTCATTTTAAACATTAATCTGAAGTCTCTCAGGTTTTCTGAAACATTTCAgccaaaatatttttgaaagcaAAATTCACCCTTAGAAAAAATTCGTTTAagtccaaaaatatttttgacacTTCCCCCTGagatgctacacaggatttagcattccaaACTCActaatgagatgtttaaaagtttcgacatccaaaggttttgtaaaaacatcagggagttgtttatcagtgggaacgaaatgaatttcaatatcacctttgaTAATGTGAGctcgaatgaaatgatacctgaggtcgatgtgcttggttttagagggcattacaggattgtgagatatggcGATGGcgcttgtgttatcacaaaagattggagttCTTGTATatttaacaccataatcagtttgTCGGTTCTTCATCCAgaaaatctgagcacaacaacttgttgcagaaatgtattcagcttcagctgtggATAGagatactgcagtctgcttcttgctcgtCTAACTAACTAATTttccaccaaggaaatgacactcacctgtggtacttttcctatctatcttacaacctgcataatcagaatctgaataacccattagatctagacttgagcctttgggataccaaagaccaagtctggggacacctttaaggtatctaaaaATCCTTTTCACAGTATTCTGATGTGCTTCCCTGGGATCAGACTgaaatcttgcacaaagatatgttgcaaacattatgttaGGTCTACTAGCAGTTAAGTACATGAgggatcccaccataccacgatattttgtgggatccatttgttttccattaggatcaaAAACCAAAGTCAATGGAGCAGAAATTGGAGTTtcttttgatgaaaatgagtaaaattgatatttctttaataaatctctgacatatttttcttgatttataaaaataccatcattggtttgtttcacttgaagacccaagaaatatgtcagctcacccatcatacaCATTTCATACTCAACAGAcattattttagaaaacttttcacacatcttgtcatttgtagacccaaccacaatatcatcaacataaatttgtagaagcaagatatcacttttctcatgcaagatgaacaAAGTGTTATCAATTGTACCTCTTTTAAAACCATTATTAAGAAGATGTGAGTCCCTACAACAAGATGTAAGTCAATTataacaagtatatcaagtagaCCCGACTAGCAAGTAATTCTGAACTAGAGAAGTGACTAGTTCATAATACGATCCAGATTATGGATATGAAGAAAGTAAAACAACTAAAAGTAATTGCAAGAAACTAAGTgctgaaactatataaaaatatatataatcaagtctTTAGGCAAAGAGACACgatatatttttcaatgtattttattcatttatgtaaacaaaatacaaaggttgttgcggaacaaagataatcacacttgtgaaaatataaacaaccttgaaatacaagtgatctaataacttggaaatactcgtaagaattacttagagtatatctcacaagttggaATGCCAAAGTGATAGGTTTTCCTTAGTTTTCCAAAGTGATTTGTAATTCTGTTTATTAGACGGTGCACTGTTTAGTGCATGGGTTGTAAGTCATCTTGACATCCTGTCAAGTaactattttaattatgatttataaaatcGAACCAGGGGTGACGACCTTTTACCGAAaaagttgcaatgccaaagtttcaAGCCATTTGCAAGATGTAagaagccttgtatttataggaaaaGTCCATGATGACGTGGACTTGGCCGTACAATACGTGGGTGGGACACATTTAAGGAAATCAACAAGATTCCTTAAATCGTGTATTTTAAGGTTTAGTGTGAAAGTCATTTGAtgtgacatttcacactttattcccaaccattTGACTTAACCAAAAAGCTTTCCAGGAACAATGTTATGTCCGGGTAAAGTATGGTAAAGTAGAAATACTTTCTAGTAATCAGTgcaaagtgttgtaagtactttacactgagCTGCTTCAGATCTTCGATCAGATAGAATCTCCTAAGTgttctgcttctgagatgattctcttctttagtcttcagtcttcgacttcagaatgaatgaCTTTAGAATTTCTGTACACATATCTTCTCTGAGCTTTAGATATTTCTGAGCAAATTATACTTGGCCGATTTTAGACCTAACAAACTCCTATGGGAACTGGTGACAAGCTGGGTGAAGATAAAAATGGTAAATCTGTTAATACCACAACTTCTAGGGGTATGATAGGTTCATTACTTTACTTAACTGCTAGTAGACCTGATATTATGTTTTctacatgtctttgtgcaagataACAAACTAGTCCTAAAGAATCTAATCTTAAGGATGAAATAACCCTTTTTCTCTCTACCTTAGTGGCGATCGTCCTTCCTCTTGCCATGGCAATCTTCTCAATCTGCCCTAGCTGATCTTGTTAATATGTCCCTCTCCTTGTTTTCCGAATCAAGTGATGTGGATGTAAGAGAGTTGTCTAGGGTTTTTTGATTAATTGTCACtcgttttcttttgttttctatcGTAACCCTAGgttggttttttttgttttcctaaTTGGTTACCTTGCTTGGATCGCGGCTGCCCTTGTGTAGCTTAGCTAGATCATTGAGCTTGTTAACAGATTAAGGGGCAGATTTACGATTTAGGGTTAATTTATGGTTTTAGGGATTCTTTGATTTATGGGAAGCCTAGAGCTCCAGTTCGTTCAATtctgaaaaaccctaataaGGGTTCCAAGGATGGTAAAGCTACTGCTGCTCCTAGCGTAAAAGCTAATGAATCTCCAAGGAGTGGCCAGCCAAGTAATACAAAAGTTACTGAAAATCCAACTTTTGAATGCAATCCTGGAACAATTCCTACTAATCAGactcaaattataaataatcaaaaagatGGAGCTGCTGAGTTTTCTGCTCGAGGCATTAATGGGGGAGATACATCCATTCCAATGGATAAAGAACCTGTTGAACATGCCTCAAATGCTGAGAATTTATCAACGGTTGACGTTGATGAATATGGGTACCTTCTTAATGAGCGGAGCAAAACAACTGAAGTGCCCAAAATTTTTGAGGGAAAAGAAGATTCTGAAATGAAGTTAAATTCTGAGCTGAAGTCCATTTCTGAGCTGGTGCAGAATTCTGAGGTCTTGATGCCATCTGAGCAAGCCATGTTAATTCTGCCAGTGATAGCTCATTTCAGACAAGTGTTCACTGAACAAGCTCAGTCTccagttgtaacacttctcTAGTGGCAAGAAGCTCCAAATACCACCCTCAGAAATCCATCAGAGAAAGTCTCCACTAAAGTGCTCCAATCCACTAAAGCTCTCCAGTGACCAGTTCCAGTCTCCAGATGGATGCTCCAGATAAACGTCTCCAGTGGAAGTCCAGATTTCAGATTTTCCAGTTACCTTAATAAAGTATTCTAACTGCACTTGTGGGGTCCAATAAAGGAAGGATAACAGCTGTCCAAAGAAGATGACAACAAAGGAATGAGTGCCCATGTTATttctaacggtttgtgggcccTCTTGAAAAAGGAATCTTTTTAGAAGCTTATATGTCCATTTCCCATTGGGtaataaattagtggttgtcctttgcacatgacagcttttagattattttattattatttcgataACTCCTAGGAAATAATTTATGTGGCTATAAATAGGGATTGTATTCCTCTTTGTAAAGAGAGATTAtgttgagttgaatgaaattaatagagcagcctctatttcttaaaaatcttcatttaactttatagatctttgatcttggtggtttggagtgatccctttatctatatttgtggtggtttatcctttatcaaatatagtggtgagatctaAAATCTTAgtttcctttatctgtgtttgtggtggctagacctttatcaaacatagtgatgggttggagtgtttcctttatccttgattccggtggcttagcctttacgagtcttggtggtggattcttttatccgttctttattttattgttttgttttgtt includes the following:
- the LOC122585002 gene encoding uncharacterized protein LOC122585002 is translated as MLAEKGNLHANVIKLKSELETVQAALDKDPHNSVLHDQEAMSLKDFNDALIEEERFLKQKAKIEWLRVGDSNSAYFHKVVKGRSVRNHISSIFDSSGKLVEGQDVYDAFVKHFSTFLGNSGGASSFNYQGLTSKTISQYHVDEMMREVTNEEVKSVMFSMGEGYLAVIVSTNQSAFIPGRSISDNFAWSLQKQKGFKTRRSFVSIPNTLVMEILTLILQHNVQQSDSFSLHHHCQELQAINLCFVDDLNIFMWSNVESTMVITNYLDELKAVSGLAPSLPKSTAYFCNVSNVVKQTILNVLPFEVGQLPVKYLRAPLVSSRLVLHDCKLLIEKVQKRFKRRNGTSPPTRALDDWPIFLSEWTSNVGLTKQDLSTVSVWVKLYDVPLVAYSKDGLSLIASTLGKPLLLDAYTSQMCLNSWGRHSYARALIELDASRDLKDTLVIAIPNVHGEGVSKVEVYVEYEWKPPHCSHCKVFGHALVTCPSQVKEAKPSK